The proteins below come from a single Verrucomicrobiia bacterium genomic window:
- a CDS encoding cobalamin biosynthesis protein CbiX, whose amino-acid sequence MKNGDYSDAALVILGHGSTLNAESALPTYEHARALRRRGLFAQVLTGFWKQEPSIAGVLRGAFAPRVFLVPLFISEGYFTEEVLPRELGLRPPGQSEFARIQRRGRQTLYYTRPVGTHDRMTDVLLARAREVVEAHPPAPPPAQTALFIAGHGTGNNENSRKTIERQAELIRAQGHYAAVHAIFMEEEPRIEDCYRLAPVENIVVVPFFISDGLHSYEDIPVLLGEAPEAVRERYRAGRPTFPNPTLRHGRRVWYAASIGREPLMAEVILERVQEMAGLEPSV is encoded by the coding sequence GACGCCGCCCTGGTGATCTTGGGGCATGGCTCGACCTTGAACGCGGAGTCGGCCCTGCCCACCTACGAGCATGCCCGGGCGTTGCGGCGGCGGGGTTTGTTTGCGCAGGTGCTGACCGGCTTTTGGAAGCAGGAACCTTCCATTGCCGGCGTGTTGCGCGGAGCGTTTGCGCCGCGGGTCTTCCTGGTGCCGCTGTTCATTTCCGAAGGGTATTTTACGGAGGAAGTCCTTCCCCGCGAGCTGGGTTTGCGGCCGCCCGGTCAGAGTGAGTTTGCGCGCATCCAGCGGCGTGGCCGGCAAACCTTGTACTACACCCGGCCTGTGGGAACGCATGACCGGATGACGGATGTATTATTGGCGCGGGCGCGGGAGGTGGTGGAAGCCCATCCCCCGGCGCCGCCGCCGGCCCAGACGGCCCTTTTCATTGCCGGCCATGGCACCGGCAACAATGAAAACTCGCGCAAAACCATTGAGCGCCAGGCGGAGTTGATTCGCGCCCAGGGGCACTATGCCGCCGTCCATGCCATCTTCATGGAGGAAGAGCCGCGCATTGAGGATTGTTACCGGCTGGCCCCGGTTGAAAACATTGTGGTGGTGCCGTTTTTCATCAGTGACGGACTGCACAGTTACGAGGATATACCCGTGTTGCTGGGGGAGGCGCCGGAGGCGGTTCGGGAGCGATACCGGGCTGGACGCCCCACGTTTCCCAATCCCACCCTGCGCCACGGCAGGCGGGTATGGTACGCGGCGAGCATAGGGCGCGAGCCGTTGATGGCGGAGGTGATCCTGGAGCGGGTGCAGGAAATGGCCGGCCTGGAGCCATCCGTTTAA